CAAGAGGGAAAAGGGGAAATGGTGAAACGGAGAAACGGAGAATGGGAGATTCTTCGCGGAGTTTACACTGAACAGAGTGAATGTGCTTAGAATAACGGGGAGAAACAGGGAAAGGGAGAAGCAGTGGATGCAGAGTTTATCGTTCTTGACATATTATAATATATGTTTATAATTATTTATAAAGACAAAGGAAGGCGTTAACGTTGTTTTTTTATGAGGAGGTTTTATGGTGAAACATCTGTTTTTTATCTTGATATTTATTTCCATACCGGCGGTTTTGTTCGGCAGTTGGGATGTGGATACGATATTTATCTGGGATAATGATCGAGGGGAGTCGATTCAAACAATGCCCGCCGTCGGAATAATAGGCGGGGGTAGTAACGGCGGATTCGCCGCATGGCAGGATTCACGCTGGGGGGATTATGATATTTTTCGTCAGCGTTACTTCTGGAACGGAGTACTTCCTGTTCCGAATTTTATGGTGAGTCAGGATGATTTCAACAGGTTCCAGCAGGTACATACTGATGTCAGTTCCAACCCGCAGAACGGTTGTATCGTGGTGTGGGAGGATTCAAGTTATCAACCTCAGAAACCAGCTAAAATATATTGTGCATTATATGGCATGGAACCGTTTCTTGTTTATGAAGCTGAAAGTTCTCAAAAGTTTCCGGCGGTTTCCAGCCGTTATTACGGCTGGTTTGCAATCTCCTGGACCAGCTATACAACAAGTCAGATGCCGGCGATTCTTTGTAAATTTTACGATGAAAACGGGGTGGAACAGAGATTCAATACTGTTCGTCAACGGGATTCAATTGATTTTGCTGTTCCTGTTTCCCGGGTTGCGTATAATGACTCAGGAGCCCTTATTGTTTATGAAGATTACAGTAGTGACGGTACTCAATGTTCGATCTATGGTCAGTATTGTAACCGAAACGGTGCGATTCTTGTACCACGACAGAAGCTCAGCCATTTGGCCGGGGACAGCCGGGATGAACGTTCACCTGATGTGGCGATTAATGAAAACGGATATATGGTCGTGGTGTGGGAGGATTACCGCTCTGGAGATGCGGATATCTATGCCCAGCGGTTCGTCGTCCTGCCTGATACCTTTGAATTCATCGGTTCGGAGATGGTTATATCGGAAATTTCCGGAGTGGATGAACTTTATCCTCACGTAGCATTGTTTGCTGACGGTTCTTTTGTCGTTGTGTGGCATGACAAAAGAGGAAGTGATTATGATGTTTATTACCGCGCCTGGGTAAACGGTTATGGTCTGAAAGAACCACACCGAGTTCCTCATAATAATACAGCTGATCAGATGTACCCGGATGTTGCGGGTCGTTACGGCGAAAATTTGAGTATTGTATGGGCAAGCCGGGTGTACAGTGATTACGACGATGTTTTCCTGAGAAATTTCACTCTCAGCAGCCAGGGTGCAACTGGTATTGATTCGATAACCGGTGATATTCCGCTTGTGCCCGTAGACCCGGATACAAATGTCGGTGGTCGTAAATGCTGGTATTTTGATGATGAAAATTATGATGACCCGGCGACACCGGGTTGGAATGAAGATCCGATTGCCGAAGCCGAATCCGTATATATTGATTTGGATTCGGCGATTATCGATCAACTTATGGAACTGAATACCAATGGTCAATATTTTATTGTTTCAGAGGATACCCTGCCTTACAGACAGGGGTTCAGGGCTCTGTCTGAATACGATGCAATATTTCTTGATCTGGGTTATCGCACGGGATTGGCTACTGCAGGGACTATTTCCCAGGATGATCAGGATGCACTTGTTGATTATATTGAACCGTCGACTCCCGGAGATACGGGTAAGCCGACGATGGTGGATGGTAATGATTTCGGATATATGTACAAAGGTACAGCATTATTCAGTCTTTATCACGCAGAGTATCTTGGAGATGGTGCTCCTTACGGGTCGGGTAATGTGGATACCCTGTACGGCGTGGCGGGTCAGTTTGCTGAAAACGAGACATTGAAATATGATTATAAAGAACCGGTTGACAATTATGTTGATTCAATAGCGGCATATAACGGCGGTAGGTTGCTGCTGCAGAGCAGCGGAGTCACCGACTGGATGGCGGGCCGTGCAGTCTGCTGGGGTAATTACTGGAAAGGCGGGATGCGTACGCCACAGGGAAACACTATATACAACAGTTTTATTCCCACCGGGATAACGAGCACCAGACATCCAAATACGTACGCGGAATATTATCGTCGGTGCCTCGGATTTCTGGGGTTGAACTGTCAACCCGAGCCGATCACCACCTTACATGCCTATATAGGATCTTCAGAGGGCAGGGTGGTTATCGAATGGCAGGTGGTGTCAGATGACAGCCTGACCGAGTCGGCTGAGGGAGATTATAAGCTGAAATTCAGTCGTCAGAAGATCACCTCGGAAACCGCGTTCAACGATTCTGTGGAAGAATATTATCAGGAATGGAATACCAAAGACAGCGCCGTGGGAGTTTGGGTGACCCAGACGCTGTATGGTTTGCCGCCGCTCGACACCCTTATCTTTGCCCTTAAGGTAAGTGATGAATCCGGACTGTGGGATGCACTCGGTGCTGAGCCGAGGGCGGTTGTAGCGGGTGATTCGATTACACCCCATAATATTCTTATCGCCAATAATTATGTGAAGGATTTTTCGATTAGATACGAGTTCCTGGACGTCCATATTTCGAACCCTGAAGATTCACTCTTCGTCACGTGGGATGATGATAGTTTTTACATCGGTTTTATCGGCCAGAGTTTCGTCGGTTCCGGAGACCTGCTCATCTATTTTGATATTACAAACGGCGTGGGAGCGGACAGTACATATCCATATAACGGTACCACGACGAATTGCGCTCCTTTCAATGCGGCAAGCGGAGAATTCCGACCCGATTACTGTTTCATACTTGAGACCTATAATACGGTTTATCTCTATCAATGTACCGGCAAGCAGAGGGGCCGCGACGCCTGGACTCCGATAACTTTTCACGGAGCTTATTCCGAGGATAATGTGGTTCACAATTACGAATATACCGAGATAAGCATACCGTTTTCAGACCTCGGTTATAATACCTCCAACCCCTTTAAACTTGTCGTTACCGTTCAATCAGAGACAGATAACAGCCGAACCCATATCTATCCGATCTTTAATCCAACCGGAATCGGTACAATAACCCAGTATTACCAGTGGTCGCATCTGGGCGCTGATATGGTGCCCAGGTATACAGTCAGTGTCGTGGGAGTTGATGAATCTGAATTATTCACCGGTCTAAGTCACGGTGAAAAGGACTTATCCGTAGTGCCGAATCCATTTACCAGAGGGGTTGATATTTACTTCAGTCCCGGTCGCTTGAAGTCCGAGGAGATAATTTTGAAAATCTTCGATGCAACGGGAAGATTGGTGAAAAGATTTGAACTCAGTTCTTCTGCTCCAGATACTATGATGAGAGTCACCTGGAACGGGTGTGATGAGGCAGGGCATCGGATGAGCGGAGGTGTTTATTTCTGTGAACTTGAGGCGGCTGATCATTCTGTGTTTGAAAAGATGATCTACCTGCGGTAAAATCCTTTTTTAGATTTTCACTTCGAGTTTTTCCCGAATTGAAGTTTTTTGCGGTTCTTCGAAATGTTCTGCAAGTGGAGATATTATTCTTTCATATTCCGAGCGGTATTTTTCTTCCTCCTGGATTTTCCCCAATTTTTTGAAGACCTCGGCGGTCAACCATAGGCCGGCGGCGAGATATTCACGGGCACCGCAGTTGCGTGCCTGGTCGGTTGTTTTCATCAGTATGTTGAGGGTCTCCGGATAATTTTCTTTATGGATGGTGAGTTGGGCATTTGTCAGGCTGTTGTAAAGTTGGAGAATTCTGTCGCCGAGCTCCGCCGAAAGGCTGATGCTTTTCTGAATGTTTTCATCGACCCGATCGAATTCTTTTTTAAGGACCATGATTCGGGCCAATCTTCCGAATGTCCAGGCATAAAGTCTTTTGTTCCCAATTTTACGGCAGAGGTCGGGTAACTCTTCAAAGACCGTCTTCATATCTTTGTATCTTTGCTGAGCGGTCAAGAATTCCAATTTCAGCTCCAGTACGAGTGTAAGAATTTCAAGATCATTGATTGCACGTGCTTTCTTTTCGATATTATTAACTTTATTTTCAACTTCGTCGTAAAGGCCGATCTTATTTTCAACTGCTGCGACTGCAATCGTTGAAATCACGCTGTTCCTTTGATCTCCGATTTTGTTAAAAATTTCTCTGCTTTTGTGAAATTGTTCAAGTGCGGATTTATAGTCACCTGTATAGAACCAGTCCCAGCCGAAGGACCTCCGCGCGATCGCCTCGTTGAGTGGATCCTGAATGGCTTCGGCGATTTCTATCGCATTCTTATGATAATCAAAGGCTTCTTTTATTCTACCCTGATATTGATATACATCTCCGATATTGTTGTTCATAAACATATTCTGCTGGGGTTCCCCGGTTATTTTTGCGATTGTCAGGGCTTCGGAAAATTTCTCAAAGGCTTTATCAAGCCGCCACATCTGGGCATAGGCAAGTCCGATATTACCGAGAGCCAGCGATTCCACAACTTTATCTCCGATCTCAGAAGCAAGTTCCCGGGCATTATCGAGTTTTTTCATGGCACTGTCCATATTTCCGAGCCAGAGATTTATCAACCCCATTTGATTCAGACAGCGTGTGATGTTTTCTTTTTCTCCTATTTTTTCAAATAAATCACAGGCTTTATTATAATAGTCAAGGGCTTTTGGTAAGTCACCTTTTCTCTCGAGAAGTTCTCCGATATTTGAATTTGCCAATGCCATAGCCTTTTTATCGTTCATTTCGCTGCTTAATTCTTCAGCATTCACGAAATAATCCAGTGCTTTTCCATAATCACCGGCATGGAGATAGTAGTTGCCCAGATTATTGAGCGCCAATACTTCGATCCGTTTATCGCCGATCTTCTTCGCCGTCCGTCTCGCCCGTGTCCAGTAACTCAATCCTTTTTTTGGAACCCCCATTTCCTGATAGATAATGCCGATGTTCAAACAGGCACCGGCTTCGTCTTTCAATGACCCCATTTTGTGAGCTAAACGCAGGGAACGTTTCTGAGCCAGAAGCGCCTCATTCATATTTGCCAGCAGTTTGAATACCCACCCCTGTCTTCTTAAGATTTCCAGTTTATCCTTCATCTCTTTTTCGTTGAGATCTTTTTTATTCAGTAATTCCAGCGCCTGTCTGAAGAAATTAACCGCTTCTTTCAATGCATATAAACGATAAGATTTTTCAGCCGCTGATTTTGAATATTCGATTCCTTTTTCTTCATCAGTCGATTTCACAAAATGGTAGGCGAGTTCTTCAAGATATTCATGTAGTCTATCTGAGAATAATTCTTCAAGTATCTTTCCTATCCGGCTGTGAAGTTCTTTTCTCCTTTTTTTCAACAACGAGCCGTAAACCACCTCATAAGTCGTCGGAGATATGAATTCATAACTTTTCCCATCTGTTTCAATATGGGAAGTGAGAATTCCTTCGAAATGTTCCAGACTATCGAGTTCAGGCTGTAGTTCGGATTCCGGAATATCCAGGATTTTGGAAAGGAACGACGGTTTGAAAGTTTTGCCCAGAATCGAGGCGTACTGGAGTACACGCCTTTCCGCTTCGCTCATACGGTCGATTTGGTCAAGGATCACTCCGGAGATCGATTCTGCGATGTCCAGTTTCCTGAATCGGTTTGTCGCATAAACTCTGCCTTTGTGACGGCGTATTCCGCCTTTTTTAAGGAGAAATTTTATTATTTCCTGGGTGAACAGCGGGTTTCCCTGTGATTTTTCATAAACGCTGTCAGTTAAGCCGGGTTCAATCTCTGTGATATCGAGGAGCCTTTTTATATACTCTTCGGTTTCTTCTTTCGGAAAATTGTTCAGGGAGATGGTTGTGCAGTTTTTCAGGCGGAGCCAGGGAAAGGCGTAATCAGAACGATACTCGAAGATCAAAAGAAGAGGAACAGTATTCATATCGGCTATTAGACAGTCGAACAGCTCATTACTGGTCGGGTCGCTCCACTGCAGATCTTCAATTCTAAGGGCAAGCGGTGTATTTTCCGATTCACGATATATTATTTTTTTGATGACCGCAAATATTCTTTTCTTTAGTTCCTCGGGCGGAATTTTTTCAATCTGGGAAAATCGTATGCCGTAGAGCGTGCAGATATAGGGGAGTGTTTCATCAAGTTCCATCCCCAGATTTTTCAGTTTTAAACTTATTAATAATTTTTTTTCTTCTTCTTTTGTTTCTTTTTTGATATTAAAATATCCGTTTAAAATATCAAGGACGGCTGAGAAAGGTTCATCGATTCGATATGACATACACCTTGCATTCAACACGGTGAACCCGTTTTTCTGCGATAAGAGAAGAGATTCGACCCCCAATCTTGTTTTGCCGGCACCAGGGTCGCCGACGATACCGATGATCATACCTTTTTCTGCTTTTACCTTGTTAATTACACTCTGGATTGTTTCGAGCTCCTGCCTTCGACCCACAAGCTTTAATTTTATTATATCGGGCAGTCGATAGTGTTCGTTCATACCTTTTACCAGATATATCTGGATGGGTTTTTTCTTTCCTTTTACTTTCACCGAGGGTCTCTTTTCGGCGTCGACCACATCCGCGATATATTGATAAGTGTAATTACTGATTATGATTTCATCGGCCTGCGCCACTTTTTCGAGCCTTGCCGAAAGGTTCACTGTATCGCCGATGACCGTATATTCCATCCTTTCATCAGAACCGACGTTGAGAGCTACTGCGTGGCCTGTATTGATGCCGATACTCATTGACAGGGGTTGTTTAAACTTTTTTTCTTCATTAAACTTTTTCATTTCCTGCTGCATTTCGAGGGCGGCACGCACCGCCCGTTCCGGATCGTCATGATGGGCGACCGGAGCTCCGAAAAGAACCATCAGGGCGTCACCGAGGAATTTGTCCACACTCCCTTCATATTTAAAAACGATCTTCAACATACGCGTAAAGAAATCATTGATGATGTTGGCGATATCTTCAGGATCCATTGTTTCGGATAAAGCCGTGAATCCCGACAGGTCGGCGAACGCGACGGTGATATTTCTTCTTTCACCTTCGACTTTTTTCGCCAGGGGGTCGAGTTCTATCTTTTCTACCACCCTTGACGGCAGGTAACGTTTGTATGATTCAATGAGGTTTTTGAGCCAGTTCAATCTTTTATATGTATCATCCTCTCCCTTATAACCTTCGGTTAATTTTTTTATTTCTTCGATTATTCTATTTTCTTCCATAATACAATTGTAGCTAAATTTCAGGGGAGGTCAATATCTGTGACCTGTGGATTATTTTTTGTTTTTTATGACTTTTAAGAACGCCTTCACCACTTTTGGATCGAATTGTTTACCTGATTCTTTTTTTAAAATCTGTATTGCTTTTTTTGTTGATATGGCTTTACGATACGGTCGATCTGTTGTCATGGCGTCATATGCATCGGCTACTGCTATGATCCGTGCACCTATCGGTATCTGATCTTTTTTCAAACCGTTGGGATAGCCGTTGCCGTCATAACGCTCATGCTCGGATTTTATTATTTCACAGGTGGTTGTCAGATGTTTTACATCTTTGAGTATATTATTTCCGATATCCGGATGCTTTTTTATGAGGGCGAATTCAGCGTCGGTAAGGGGTTCCACTTTACTCAGTATCGTATCCTTTATGCCGATCTTACCGATGTCATGTAGATAACCGGCGTAATTGAGTTCCCTCATCTGTCGATCACTCAATTTCAAGACCTTTGCTATCCGCAGTGCATATTTTCTTACTCTCTCGGAGTGCCCCCGTGTATAATGGTCTTTCGCTTCCATTGCAGAAACAAGCGCCTTGATCGTGTCAAGGTAACTTTCTTCAAGTGATTTATACAACCTGCTGTTCTCGATCGCTATTGCCGCTTGATTCGCGATTAAAGTTAATGTTCTTATGTCGTCTTTATCGAATGCATTGGCTTTGTAACTTTCGACGTTTATTACACCGAGGATTTTTTCGCCTAATTTTAAGGGAACTGTGATTTCTGATTTTGTTCTGCTGTCGAGTAATAAATAACGTTTTTCCTTGCTTACTTCATTGATCAAACAGGGACGGCCGGTCTTTGCAACATAACCGGTGATTCCTTCTCCTAATTTAATTTTTTTGTTCTGCTTCCGGTTGGTAAAGGGTCTCGTCGTCGCCTTTATGCGCAATTCTTTTTGCTTTTCGTCGAGCATCAAGATACCCACTCTTTCATAGCCGAATGTTTCGCTGAGATATATCAGAATTTTGGAAAAAAGAAGGTCGATGTTGATCGTCGAGGTTAATTCTTTGCCTATATTGTAGAGAAGACTCAGTTCTTTTATTATTTTGGACAGATGTTCGATATCTTTTTTGTGTTCGGTGATGTCGGTTGCAAAACCCAGGACTCCTATGACTTTACCTTTTTCTCTTAACGTAGCGGCGCTTACTTTGGCATAAAGAATTTCTCCATTTTTATCAATGAACCCCAGTTCGTACGGTTTGATGTTTTTACCGTTCGACAGTTGTTTGAACACCTTTGATACTTTTTTACGGAAAGCAGGAGCGACGATTTTGAGAAATCTTTTACCGAGGAGCTCTTCAACGTGATAATGGAAGAATTTCTCTACGTATTTGTTGATGTATTTGATAACACCTTTTGTATCGACAACGACGACCGCAGAAGCGATGTTTTTGAATACCGATTTATGGTGCAATTTGATAAAATTATCCAGTGGGTGGGATGCATTGCGGTTATTATCTTTGGTCATTATGTTATTCTCATTATAACGATATATTTAATTTTGTCAATGATTTTACTGACGGGAAAAAGCATAGAAGATAATTGACTTATGGAAAAACCTGTTTATAATAATTCGTCATGACATGGATTGACATTTTGATTGTTATAATAATGCTCGCATTGATATTACACGGTATTATCAGAGGATTGGTAAAAAGTATTTTTGATATCCTCGGGATCGTCATAGGCTATCTGCTGGCGCTTAATTTCAGTGGTTGTCTGGGTATTCCGAGGTTCATCGCATTCTTTCTGGTTTTCTTTATTTCTCTCGTAATCGTGGTGATAATCGGCAGGATTATTTCGAAATTGATTCATATAACTCCCCTCGGTATATTCGACAGAATTCTGGGAGGGATATTGGGAGCGGTAAAAGGTTTTATCATCTGTTTCATCTTTTTGATTATAATTATTTTACTACAGAAATCCGACAAAACGCTCTATAGTTCAAGTATCGCTCCTTTGATTCTGCGCGGCGGGCTCACCGCGAGTCAGACCCTGCCGAAGTCGTGGTATAAACGTATTGAAAAGATAGTCACCGGAAAAAGGATTTTGGTCAGAGACCATTACGATGATTACATTTATTTCTGATTTCGGCGGGCGGGATTGGTTTGTCGCCGCAGTAAAAGGTGAAATATACAGGATAACTAAAGATGCTGTGATTGTGGATATTACCCATGGTATTAAGCCGCATGATATTCTTTCAGCGGCATTTGTTCTTAAGTCTGTGTACCGTAATTTTCCGAAAGGGACCGTTCACCTTGTGGTTGTCGATCCGGGTGTGGGCGGCGACAGAAAACCTCTTATTGTTGAATCAGAAGGGTACTATTTTGTAGGTCCTGATAACGGAGTGTTTTCTTATATTTATAAAGATGACTCAAAGATTTATGTAATTGAAGTAGAGGAGGAGACGAGTGTAACTTTTCACGGACGCGATATATTCGCACCTGCAGCGGCGCGGCTGTCCCTGGGTCGAAGACCGGATACATTTGGAAGAAAGACAGACGGCTGTAAAAAGATTCCTTTTCCGGTTTACAGACGAGAAAACGAAAGAATCATCGGCGAGGTGGTTTATATCGATCATTTCGGAAACCTCATTACGAATATTCCGAATAGTGTTAAATTCAATAGAGTATATTGTGAAGGAAAAGAGATCTCCGTAAAGAATTTTTACGAAGAAGGAGAACCCGAAGAAGCTATATGTATTAAAGGGAGTGTCGGTTATTATGAAATTGCCTGTAATAAAGGAAGTGCAAAGGATGTACTGGGAGCCGCTGTCGGCACCTGGGTGATTTGTGATACTGTCGATGATGCTTATTGACTAAATAATAGATTCAGATAGAATAGACCATGCGCGGTGGATTGAAGAATATATTGAAAAGAAAGATTTTACTCCTTGACGGCGCCACGGGTACAAATCTGCTTGACAAAGGATTGATGCCCGGTGAATCTCCGAGTGCGTTGAATATAAGAAATCCTGAAGCGGTATTCAACATCCAGAAGGCATATGTCGACGCCGGTGCTGATGCTATTTTGACCAATACATTCAGCGCCAATCCGATGAACATCGAATCAAAATCTCTGAACAGGGTTATCAAGAAAGGAGTTATGATAGCGAAACGTGCCGCTGGAAAACGAGCGTTCGTAATCGGTGATGTCGGGCCGCTTGGAGAGCTCATCAAACCTTATGGTGATTTCAGTTTTGACGAAGCTTACAGGGTATTTTATAGTATAATCAGGATCCTCAGTAAGGCGGGTGTAAAAATATTTCTTCTTGAGACTTTCACCTCGATCATCGAAGCAAAGGCGGCTTTCCACGCCGCCCGTAAATTTTCCGATGATGTGTTTGTTTCTTTTTCACTGCAGGACAACGGGCGGACATTAATGGGTGAGCTTCCTGAAACGATAGCCGTGACTTTTGAGGCACTGGGCGCGCGCGCCGTCGGAATAAATTGTTCTCTACCTGATATCATTCTCGATGCGATTTCCAGAATGAAGGGAGTTGTGGGGTTGCCGTTGATCGCCAAACCGAATGCCGGAAGGATAAGGATGGAAAAGAATAGGGTGCACCACACTCTGTCTGATCGGGATGTCGCCCGGTACTACAGCAGATTTCTAAAAGCCGGTGCGGGCGTCATCGGAGGCTGCTGTGGGACGACGCCTTCCTATATAAAATATCTCAGTCGCAAGAGCAGACAGGTGCACAGATGCACGAAGGGCAGGAGCAAAGTATTCATCCTCGCCTCACCGCAAAGAATTTTGAAGGTCGATGGTTCTTCACCGGTCGTCATCGGAGAAAGGTTGAACCCTTCTGGCCGAAAGCGATTGAAAAGAGAATTGTGCAGCGGAAATTATTCGAGCTATGGTGAGGATGCTGAGGCACAGGAAGCCGCCGGCGCTGAAATCCTCGACGTCAACGCTTTTGTTGTTACACTCAATGAAGAAGAGACAATGGAGCGTGCCGTTTTTGAAATATTAAAGAATTCACACCTGCCGCTGTCGATCGATACCCAGAATTTTTCCGCAGCAAAGCGGATATTGTCTTTTTACCCCGGTGTGGGTATCTATAATTCGGTTCCAGCGCGTGTCGGTGAGTTGAAAAAGTGGCTGCCCATGATAAAAGA
This DNA window, taken from candidate division WOR-3 bacterium, encodes the following:
- a CDS encoding tetratricopeptide repeat protein — translated: MEENRIIEEIKKLTEGYKGEDDTYKRLNWLKNLIESYKRYLPSRVVEKIELDPLAKKVEGERRNITVAFADLSGFTALSETMDPEDIANIINDFFTRMLKIVFKYEGSVDKFLGDALMVLFGAPVAHHDDPERAVRAALEMQQEMKKFNEEKKFKQPLSMSIGINTGHAVALNVGSDERMEYTVIGDTVNLSARLEKVAQADEIIISNYTYQYIADVVDAEKRPSVKVKGKKKPIQIYLVKGMNEHYRLPDIIKLKLVGRRQELETIQSVINKVKAEKGMIIGIVGDPGAGKTRLGVESLLLSQKNGFTVLNARCMSYRIDEPFSAVLDILNGYFNIKKETKEEEKKLLISLKLKNLGMELDETLPYICTLYGIRFSQIEKIPPEELKKRIFAVIKKIIYRESENTPLALRIEDLQWSDPTSNELFDCLIADMNTVPLLLIFEYRSDYAFPWLRLKNCTTISLNNFPKEETEEYIKRLLDITEIEPGLTDSVYEKSQGNPLFTQEIIKFLLKKGGIRRHKGRVYATNRFRKLDIAESISGVILDQIDRMSEAERRVLQYASILGKTFKPSFLSKILDIPESELQPELDSLEHFEGILTSHIETDGKSYEFISPTTYEVVYGSLLKKRRKELHSRIGKILEELFSDRLHEYLEELAYHFVKSTDEEKGIEYSKSAAEKSYRLYALKEAVNFFRQALELLNKKDLNEKEMKDKLEILRRQGWVFKLLANMNEALLAQKRSLRLAHKMGSLKDEAGACLNIGIIYQEMGVPKKGLSYWTRARRTAKKIGDKRIEVLALNNLGNYYLHAGDYGKALDYFVNAEELSSEMNDKKAMALANSNIGELLERKGDLPKALDYYNKACDLFEKIGEKENITRCLNQMGLINLWLGNMDSAMKKLDNARELASEIGDKVVESLALGNIGLAYAQMWRLDKAFEKFSEALTIAKITGEPQQNMFMNNNIGDVYQYQGRIKEAFDYHKNAIEIAEAIQDPLNEAIARRSFGWDWFYTGDYKSALEQFHKSREIFNKIGDQRNSVISTIAVAAVENKIGLYDEVENKVNNIEKKARAINDLEILTLVLELKLEFLTAQQRYKDMKTVFEELPDLCRKIGNKRLYAWTFGRLARIMVLKKEFDRVDENIQKSISLSAELGDRILQLYNSLTNAQLTIHKENYPETLNILMKTTDQARNCGAREYLAAGLWLTAEVFKKLGKIQEEEKYRSEYERIISPLAEHFEEPQKTSIREKLEVKI
- a CDS encoding PAS domain S-box protein — translated: MTKDNNRNASHPLDNFIKLHHKSVFKNIASAVVVVDTKGVIKYINKYVEKFFHYHVEELLGKRFLKIVAPAFRKKVSKVFKQLSNGKNIKPYELGFIDKNGEILYAKVSAATLREKGKVIGVLGFATDITEHKKDIEHLSKIIKELSLLYNIGKELTSTINIDLLFSKILIYLSETFGYERVGILMLDEKQKELRIKATTRPFTNRKQNKKIKLGEGITGYVAKTGRPCLINEVSKEKRYLLLDSRTKSEITVPLKLGEKILGVINVESYKANAFDKDDIRTLTLIANQAAIAIENSRLYKSLEESYLDTIKALVSAMEAKDHYTRGHSERVRKYALRIAKVLKLSDRQMRELNYAGYLHDIGKIGIKDTILSKVEPLTDAEFALIKKHPDIGNNILKDVKHLTTTCEIIKSEHERYDGNGYPNGLKKDQIPIGARIIAVADAYDAMTTDRPYRKAISTKKAIQILKKESGKQFDPKVVKAFLKVIKNKK
- a CDS encoding CvpA family protein encodes the protein MTWIDILIVIIMLALILHGIIRGLVKSIFDILGIVIGYLLALNFSGCLGIPRFIAFFLVFFISLVIVVIIGRIISKLIHITPLGIFDRILGGILGAVKGFIICFIFLIIIILLQKSDKTLYSSSIAPLILRGGLTASQTLPKSWYKRIEKIVTGKRILVRDHYDDYIYF